In Yamadazyma tenuis chromosome 7, complete sequence, the sequence TCCAGCTCTGGCACGATTTCCGCTTCCCCGTCCACCATCACTGAAACGCTGCTGAGTTGGGTTTTGTTGAGATTGGTGATCAAGTCGTAGAGCGAGTTACGTCTCCCAGTGGAAGTGCCGGAACTGGAGTTTCCATCGTCTGGTTTGGCACTGATCCAATCGTGCACCAACATCGATACCCGGTGGTTATGTTTGATGTTGTggtacttggtggtgttggcgGGGGTAGTGATGATCACGTAATCATCTCCATTGTCCTGATAGAAGGTGTAGTTCATGAGCGAAACGTGTGGCACATCCTGGTAGCTGGTGGCGAGATGCAAGAACCGGGTGGATTTGAGGAGTTTTGTGGCGGATTCAGGAAGCATTGTGGGTTGATGGATAAATGACATTGCGCGCGTTTTTTTCTCTGGTAAGATGGACTCGTTTGACGATGGGTTTGCTCCTATTAAAACCATGTCTTCGGATGATGCCAAGGGCGATAAGTTCATTCTGCGGTTGAAGAGGGTGCAGAAGGATgtgaagcagaagaagactGAGAAGCTACGGCGACTTGCGCGTGACTTTATGAACAATACCATTCTACGCGATGTGTCtgatgaagacgaggaTGGAGACCAGACGCAGGGAAACGAGCTGGTGGAAGTTCTGGCCCTGTTTGGGGAACTGTCTCCGGCACAAATGCATCTGCAAGCACAAAATCTGTCTTTACCATTCCAGGATCCAAAATTGACCCAAAATCCACAATTGACATCCACACAGACCCAAAATACATCCAAAATCCAGGATCCCAACCCGTCAAAACCCCTGCAAACTGACGTCTCTACCGTTAAATCCGCCATCCGTTCCCAGCTCACCACACGCCCTCGCATCTCCATGGACGTCCCCCAAACCGAACTCTACGCCCTCATGGAAAACACCGTCCGTGACCACGAAGGCAACTCCACCCTCGTCATTGGCCCGCGAGGAAGCGGCAAGACCGTTCTCATCTCCCAGTGCCTCGCCCAGTTGGAAGCAAATTACCACGGTGAATATCTCGTGATTCGCCTCAATTCCTTCATCCACGCCGACGACGACCTGGCGCTCCGCGAAATCGCCGCCCAGTTCGCACGAGGATTGCGGCTGCAGGGGGTGGAATCGGGCCCCATTGAAACCAGACAATtaaccaccaccttcagCAACATCCTCCGTATCCTCGATAACCCCGATGCCGACGACACCATGTCCATCATCTTTGTCATCGACGACCTCGAAACCTTCACCTCCGGCAACAAGCAGATTCTCTTGTACAACCTATTTGAACTCACCCAGTCTTCTCGCACTCCCATTTGCATCATTGGcacctccaccaaatttACAACCCGTGAATTGCTCGAGAAGCGGGTGCGGTCGCGGTTCTCTCAGCGGTTAGtggtcatcaacaagttcagCCAATTTGACCAGTTCTGCCAAAACTGCCTCAATAACCTTAGGTTGGACCAGGACCAAATTCTGACCCTCGAAAACCCTCAATATGGTCGACAGTGGAACTCACACATCGATGCTCTCGCCAGCACCGACTCGTGCTTACGAAGAGTGTTGAGcctcaacttcaacacctccagAAACATCAAAATGTTTAACAACTCGGCCATGTTGCCGGTGTCTCaaatctccaccacctcaCCATACCCATTGGACTCCCAGTTCATGGGCCTTATCCACAACCAGATCAAAAACCCCATCGAGGCCATGTTCAACGCCCTCTCGCCCCTCGAACTCctcttggtggtggcagccGCTCGATTTATTGAAAAGTCCAGTTTGGTCAccgtcaacttcaacatcgCATACCAAGAATATGCAGACATGATGAAACAGTATAATATCGATAAGCTGATTGTGCGGTCGTCGTCTGTCACCACCCACAATATCCCCACCAACCTCAAGGTCAACGTCAAAGTGTGGGATCCCACCGTGTTGAAAAACTGCTGGATGTCGCTCTACAGGCACGGGCTTCTCATCGACTATACCCCCAACACGGCAGAAGGAGGAAAATTCACCGCCACCTCCAACCGGTCGTTTGTGTTGGAAGACAGTCGAATGCTCCAGCTTGATCTTACTCTCGCCGAAATCGGGCAACTTTTGCCTGATGACAATGGTTTCCGGGCCTTGACACGGCTCTGAGAAGTCTTGATTTGGTGCTCTGAAACAAATGTGAAACAAAAAAGGAAGTTTTGGCTGATCTCTGAGAAATTATATTTTTAACCCCGGACTAATTCCCATACCACGGAATGGGGGTTAGCAATCTCTGTGAATTGCATCCCACTGTGCTGCTGCCTGTCAAGGTACCAGAACTTTTCCTGGGGTTCAAACTCGATCCTATAGTCGGGCGTGTCCTGCCTAACTGTGGGACTTCGAAGATGCCGCCGATCGCACgcatccaccaccaaagtaATAATATCTGAAACACTTGAAACATGTGCAGATGCAGTCCTACTGTCGGATATCCATTCAGGGGCTATATAAACCCACACGCCAATGCCCCTGGAGTTTTCTCTCATTTTCTCGATGACTTCTTTGCACCCAAATTGCAACCATTTCCCAGGTGTTCAAGAAGCACCTAAGTTTTTACCCGATGAAGAGCTGACCCATACCAAAATCTTGTACCAGACCGTCAACAAACACTTCAGCAAGACCCCCTCGGGAAAGATCTTCGACgatgacttgaaggagattTTTGCTCTCatgatcttgaagttggatcTTCAGGATCACACTTCCTCCTACAAACTCTCCTTGTCGAAGTACTACCCGTACCAGTTCGGAGTGAAGAAGGCGTTGGCCACcttggagaacttggactttaATATCGACAGTCCGGTCAATTGCATCTCCTTGAGCTATAAAATCGATCATGAGCTAGGACTTTTGTGCATCCACAAGTTTTTCGATGCTAAACTCTTGCACTCTCCGGGAGACCGGACCAGATCGAGGTTTAACGCCAAATCGACAATGCAGCCGACTCCCAAAGGTGTAGCCATTGTCAAGAGGTTCATTGAGAAGTCGGGTATCAAGTTCAGTAGAATGCCTCTGCTTTTGGCATCCACCTTGAACTCGATGACATTGTTCTGCTTTGACAGGAGCTTTCTCAATGACAAGATCACCTACTCAACGGTGTTGGTGACGGTGTTGTTTGCTCAGCTTCTTGGACCAGTTCCTAGCTTATGGTCTCCAGAAAACAAACCTGACatgttcaaaatcaactttgacTACAATATCTTGAATATGGACAACTTGGCTCCCGAAAAGTTCAGCTTGATGCGAGACCATCTTTTTGCCAGTCCGCTCCACCATAAGTACTTTGCCAACCCTGAGTCTGATTCTCACGTCCAGTACTACATTTCTTCCAACGGGGTGCGGGTGTTCAAGGATAAGACTTTCACCACTGAGTCCAAAGAATCCTATAATATCCGTTACTGTGTTTCGGGGAAGGCTATATCCCAATGGTTGATGGACTGCACTGATATCTTACTGGTGAAAATTTCTCAGGAAATTGGCAAtttgttcatcaaacttGGGTACCTTGTTCCCATTTTTGACTATCCTTCTGCTGCTACTTCCAAGGTGTTCAGGCCTAGCCATGACTGGTACTACCGAATCAGCGATGTTGGCAAAACCAAACTGTTTTGGTACCGAAAGCAAAAGCCTGTTTCTTTACTCCCACTGGCTGTCAACTCTCGCGAGTGCCAGTCCTCTTTTGACGATATTTCAAAGCTCACAGATGTCTTGAACGATCTGGGGTTGAAGTATCTTTTCAGAATCCACTTGGTCAATGAGTACTGTGCGGAAAATATCAATGCATACGACcggttgaagttgtttttAAAAAAAGTCAACTTGTTGTCCAAGCTTTTAAACTACATTGACCTCAACTTCGACAAGGGTTCCAACATCTACAAGAGTCaggtcttgaagttgtccAATGACTGCCTCGCAACCATCTACCACATCTACTTTACGTATTTGTCCCCCAAAGCTCCGTTTGTGTTGAATATCAACTACAACTTGAGAAAGCGCATCTCAGACGTGTTGGTAGGCAACGATAAGGCTTTTGACAACATctacaacttcaacaacaatgcAGAGTTTATGTGTTCTTCTTCCCTTGAATCTCCCATGACAGTGGTGGCCCACAACCCCGGAATCAAGGACCAACTGTCTGGTGAGAAACCTCTGCTGTCAAGTTTCTGCTCCTTGCAGCGAAGTCGTTCTACGCAACTTTCAGAACGTGAGGTGCGTATTCCATGTCTAGAGCTCAACGATGATGAGTCGGTGTTCAGCTTGAGAGACCTTGCACCAGGTAGGTCGAGGAGAACATATCTTGGTAATACTCCTCCAACATCAGCACGAGACGAAGAGTTTCGAGAAATCTACAAATCGCTATTGTCTTTTGCACCCATTGGAAACGAACTTGTCAACTCATTGTACGGCCTCATGGAGATCGACTCGTTCcccaagtttttgaactcgGAGATATTCCAGCAGTTCCGATCGCTCTTCGAGGTTCTACCAAGTACTATTTGACTCTACAGCTGTGAAAATGATTATATAGtagacgaagaagaaatataCAAAACTATAATTACATGTTGTCTATGCCATTGGTTCCAAGGCAGTACCCTTTTTAATACTAGCCCATCCGATCAATCTCCAGTGCTTTTCTATACGTCTAGAAAGAGCAATCTTTTCGTTGACCTCAGTACATGCTGGAGACGTCAATTGCAATCTAGCCATGTCTGCCTTAACTGCCACCACTCTGGCACCGGTGGCAGTGGAGCCAATATTAACCATCAACACCTCACCAGCCTCCAATTTCCGGACCTTTGCACCCTTCTGACCGTCAGTCTTAACTCCCAacaatcttctcaaaagGAAATAGTTGATTTCTATGTCGGTGTAAATAGATGGTAAGTCACCTTTGGCACCCACCACTTGACCCACCAATCTATCAGCTCTACACAAGGTAGGATCAACCTTGGTACCCACACCAATCAATCCTCCGGGAACAGcaaacttcaaatcattgTTCTCAGCAAACAATGACACTatattggagaagatggGTTTACACTGGATCTTGCTGTTATCGTCCTTGGTTACAATACCGGGTCTAATTTCGATTTCGTCACCAATCTTAAACACACCATTCAAAATGGAACCTCCGGCGACACCCCCTTTCAAGTCATCGATTTCGGCCCCAGGCTTATTGACATCAAAAGATCTGATAACAATCAATCTTGGAGATGCCAAAAAGTCTCTCTTTGGAACTGGAATATAGTTGACTATGAATTGGTTGACGGCATCAATGTTGTACTTTAATTGGGCGGAGATTGGAACAATAGGGGCCCCATCGGCTATGGTACCCTTGATGAATCTCAAAATCGACTTTTGGTGCTCTAAAGCACTTTCTTCTCTCATCAAATCCACCTTGTTCTGCAAAATAATCACAtgtttcaacttcatgattTCAATGGCAGCCAAATGCTCAGAcgtttgtggttgtggACAACTCTCATTACCGGCTACCAACAATAAAGCAGCATCCATCACCGCTGCTCCCGATAACATGGTACTCATTAAAATATCATGCCCAGGACAGTCAACAAACGACACATGTCTGACCAACTTGTAAGTGCCGGGACATCCAGGAACCGCACACTTTGGTCTTATTTCCTTATCACTCTTAAATGATCTGTAGCATCCAGGAGGAGGACAGTCTTCGTTATCACATTTATAGATCTTAGCATTGGCATAACCCAATTTAATGGTAATGTTTCTTTCCAACTCATCTTTGAAACGGACCGTCTGAACTCCGGAGATGGCTCTGACCACGGTGGACTTCCCATGAGCCACATGGCCAATGGTACCAATGTTGATGGTGGCTTGTCTGTTGATAATATCTGCTGACAACGGAGTTAACTCGGAGAAATCAGGGTTTTCTGGCTGTTCGGGCAAACCTCCACCTTCTTCGAACTCTCTCTTGGCCTGTTCTTCGTCGAATTCCTCTTCTATACCGGCAAAAGACACCGATTTTTTGCCCTTCTTTTCGTCTTCAGGTTCTTCAATGTGTTCGGTATCGCTTTCGACATCATGTTCGTATTGGATTTCATACTCTTCTTCGGGAAGACTATCTCCGATCACGATGTCGGGGGTCGCGCTCTCGATATCGTCGTAGGACATGTTAGTTGCTTACGGTGATGAATCAGGGTTGAATTTTTTcactgaaaattttttggtgatattcGCGCTACACGACAGGGTCGTGCCTACCCGCTTTTTGCAGTAATGTAGTTTCTTCGTGTGCCATGGAGACTGTGAACACCCTTTAAACAACTAGGGAGACCACCATTACGATGAAAGGTTTGCTTGTTGGATATAGAAATAATCCcaaagttgatttcatccTTGAAAGATTCGACAATATTTCTATTACATTTCTACTTGATGGTTTGAGTAATTCTTTTGACCATAAATCAATATTTCTTTCTATTACATTCTACTTTACATTCTATTATCCTAATTGGCATGGAAACCAAAGTCGTTCATCACGCTGTCCACATCCTTCCACAACAAATCACTGTTGATATCGAGTACgtccatctccaagttctcaAGTCCACCCTGGAGCGGCAGCTCATTGAGCACCATATGGGCCAACTCATCCGTACGCCGCAGTTCCACGGGCGTGCGAGCCACCGGGGCTGCGTAGTCCCCAACCTGGGACGACTGGAAGCCTCTGTTCTGAGATCGAATGGTATTTCCCGTAATGGCCATTCTGTGGTTGTTCGTGAACAATGGTGGAGGAGAGTTCGTGAGCGACCGGAAATCCTCTGCCTTCCCACGGGCCACCATGTTTCGATCATCGGACGGTTCACTACGCACCTGTGGGGACGAGTCGTTGGAGTTATCTATGACCTTGAAAATATTGCTGCGTTTGTTATTGGCAGAAATCGGTTGTGGATCCAAGGGGATGGTTCTGATGATTTTCCGAGCCTTCAGCTCGGCGTTTACAGTATTGGAAAGCGACCGGAGCTTGCGGGCCTTGCTGGAGTTGGAGCTGCTGGGAGTCGATTTCTGCAGCACCTCACGCCGTTCTTCGTCAGACTcaagagcttcttcttgataccCGTATTCTTCATCGTCCTCGTTGGAGCCACCATCATCGTTGTCTTCTCCGTTCGTGGGCTCCGTCAGATCATTTCGATTGTTGAGCTTCAACATTCCCACCTGGTCTCGTAACACATAAAGACAGTCAAAAAACGCAGAGGCTGCCATTCGACTCCGTACATCGATGGTCAAAGTGCTAAGCTTCTTTTCGTCGAGAGTTCGAAGCACCTGCCACATGTTCCGCATGATGCCACTCAGTCGGTGGGCCATGTCGTGTTTTAAAATCGAAGCTTTGGCTGCAAGTGTAATGGCTGCTTGATACGACTGCTTACCAGACCCCAAATCAATGTACTGCTTCAAAGGTGAATGGGCCAACTTGGCAATGATACACGAGGCCTGCCAGATGCTCAACACGTACACCCCGGGCAAatacttgatgaagttctTGTCTCTGGTGGAACAGAGATGGGcaaagttgatcaaggcAATGGCTGCATTGTATAACCGTACCAACCCTTTTTGCAATTCAAAAAGAGCTATGCGAGACGAGTCCATGAAGTAGTACGTCAACAAGTGAACCCGGGCCAGGAGAAGTTGGAACTTTCGGTAGCTTTCGCTGCTGGGAAGCTCATCGACCAATTTGAATTCGAGCTCATCGAGCTGCCtcaacaacaccttcaacaacgGCAACCGTTCGGTGGGGTCGATGAGCCCGTAGGGATCAATGGGGTTGGAGTTGAGGGTTTTGGTGGCCTGATCCTCAAACAGGGCGATTTCCAACATGAAGCGGATGGATTTAGGGATTTTGATAGGACTGCTGGTCCGCAATGGTGACCAGATGGAAGAGTCAAACTGCACAAACGCAGGGAACCCGAACGCGGTGGCGATGGTCTGTGACACTATATTACATAGAATCCATGTTTTAGTTTGCTCGTGGGCCATGgaaagttgttgaggagTTTTGGGGTTGCTCGAGTTTACCACCGGGGCGTTCAAGCCAATGCGGATGGCGTGAAAAAGAGCGAGTCCAATGGTGTTCCATGAGGTGTCGGCACTCAATGACGAGGTTATTGGAGGCCAGTAGGTATATATCAAAAATGCCTGGACCGAGTACACGGAGCAGGCGTTCAAAATCGGCTCGTCTTCCTCGG encodes:
- a CDS encoding uncharacterized protein (COG:S; EggNog:ENOG503P18H), with the protein product MLPESATKLLKSTRFLHLATSYQDVPHVSLMNYTFYQDNGDDYVIITTPANTTKYHNIKHNHRVSMLVHDWISAKPDDGNSSSGTSTGRRNSLYDLITNLNKTQLSSVSVMVDGEAEIVPESDGRHKFYHSLHMNNQNIDTQQLDNYVKADTTELIVVKVTGCKITDTDNNVVEY
- the GCD11 gene encoding eukaryotic translation initiation factor 2 subunit gamma (EggNog:ENOG503NXAR; BUSCO:EOG09261TPN; COG:J), with the protein product MSYDDIESATPDIVIGDSLPEEEYEIQYEHDVESDTEHIEEPEDEKKGKKSVSFAGIEEEFDEEQAKREFEEGGGLPEQPENPDFSELTPLSADIINRQATINIGTIGHVAHGKSTVVRAISGVQTVRFKDELERNITIKLGYANAKIYKCDNEDCPPPGCYRSFKSDKEIRPKCAVPGCPGTYKLVRHVSFVDCPGHDILMSTMLSGAAVMDAALLLVAGNESCPQPQTSEHLAAIEIMKLKHVIILQNKVDLMREESALEHQKSILRFIKGTIADGAPIVPISAQLKYNIDAVNQFIVNYIPVPKRDFLASPRLIVIRSFDVNKPGAEIDDLKGGVAGGSILNGVFKIGDEIEIRPGIVTKDDNSKIQCKPIFSNIVSLFAENNDLKFAVPGGLIGVGTKVDPTLCRADRLVGQVVGAKGDLPSIYTDIEINYFLLRRLLGVKTDGQKGAKVRKLEAGEVLMVNIGSTATGARVVAVKADMARLQLTSPACTEVNEKIALSRRIEKHWRLIGWASIKKGTALEPMA
- the LEU3 gene encoding Regulatory protein leu3 (EggNog:ENOG503NUTD; COG:K); the protein is MSQELQTLNEQLSHEESQPDALFAESNHSANNKSGKPRRMACVECRQQKSRCDAHERHPSPCTRCSKKGLKCDLKSGYKRTYKRARIAQIEREFSELKKTLTTAQASELFSKIPTLSQVQELRDTDGDFSESYSSPQPQSHGAHPQGITHTTGDTNSSSIPNTPSINRNIEMYAKEPSEPSELVVVPEYILFCGEKTLDTITLQPDTIKSLYLEYVHHYHPILPVVDVMKGPEKIYKLCPALFWVIMFVSLRRIYNDPSRELLVRLSPVIKDILAEITISPITRYNPTEEDEPILNACSVYSVQAFLIYTYWPPITSSLSADTSWNTIGLALFHAIRIGLNAPVVNSSNPKTPQQLSMAHEQTKTWILCNIVSQTIATAFGFPAFVQFDSSIWSPLRTSSPIKIPKSIRFMLEIASFEDQATKTLNSNPIDPYGLIDPTERLPLLKVLLRQLDELEFKLVDELPSSESYRKFQLLSARVHLLTYYFMDSSRIALFELQKGLVRLYNAAIALINFAHLCSTRDKNFIKYLPGVYVLSIWQASCIIAKLAHSPLKQYIDLGSGKQSYQAAITLAAKASILKHDMAHRSSGIMRNMWQVLRTLDEKKLSTLTIDVRSRMAASAFFDCLYVLRDQVGMLKLNNRNDSTEPTNGEDNDDGGSNEDDEEYGYQEEALESDEERREVSQKSTPSSSNSSKARKLRSLSNTVNAESKARKIIRTIPLDPQPISANNKRSNIFKVIDNSNDSSPQVRSEPSDDRNMVARGKAEDFRSLTNSPPPLFTNNHRMAITGNTIRSQNRGFQSSQVGDYAAPVARTPVESRRTDELAHMVLNESPLQGGLENLEMDVLDINSDLLWKDVDSVMNDFGFHAN
- the ORC4 gene encoding origin recognition complex subunit 4 (COG:L; BUSCO:EOG092630MJ; EggNog:ENOG503NYTH); the protein is MDSFDDGFAPIKTMSSDDAKGDKFISRLKRVQKDVKQKKTEKLRRLARDFMNNTILRDVSDEDEDGDQTQGNESVEVSASFGESSPAQMHSQAQNSSLPFQDPKLTQNPQLTSTQTQNTSKIQDPNPSKPSQTDVSTVKSAIRSQLTTRPRISMDVPQTELYALMENTVRDHEGNSTLVIGPRGSGKTVLISQCLAQLEANYHGEYLVIRLNSFIHADDDSALREIAAQFARGLRSQGVESGPIETRQLTTTFSNILRILDNPDADDTMSIIFVIDDLETFTSGNKQILLYNLFELTQSSRTPICIIGTSTKFTTRELLEKRVRSRFSQRLVVINKFSQFDQFCQNCLNNLRLDQDQISTLENPQYGRQWNSHIDALASTDSCLRRVLSLNFNTSRNIKMFNNSAMLPVSQISTTSPYPLDSQFMGLIHNQIKNPIEAMFNALSPLELLLVVAAARFIEKSSLVTVNFNIAYQEYADMMKQYNIDKSIVRSSSVTTHNIPTNLKVNVKVWDPTVLKNCWMSLYRHGLLIDYTPNTAEGGKFTATSNRSFVLEDSRMLQLDLTLAEIGQLLPDDNGFRALTRL
- the SST2 gene encoding AMSH/STAMBP protein ubiquitin specific-protease (EggNog:ENOG503NUSG; COG:S; BUSCO:EOG092621F2), producing MTSLHPNCNHFPGVQEAPKFLPDEESTHTKILYQTVNKHFSKTPSGKIFDDDLKEIFALMILKLDLQDHTSSYKLSLSKYYPYQFGVKKALATLENLDFNIDSPVNCISLSYKIDHELGLLCIHKFFDAKLLHSPGDRTRSRFNAKSTMQPTPKGVAIVKRFIEKSGIKFSRMPSLLASTLNSMTLFCFDRSFLNDKITYSTVLVTVLFAQLLGPVPSLWSPENKPDMFKINFDYNILNMDNLAPEKFSLMRDHLFASPLHHKYFANPESDSHVQYYISSNGVRVFKDKTFTTESKESYNIRYCVSGKAISQWLMDCTDILSVKISQEIGNLFIKLGYLVPIFDYPSAATSKVFRPSHDWYYRISDVGKTKSFWYRKQKPVSLLPSAVNSRECQSSFDDISKLTDVLNDSGLKYLFRIHLVNEYCAENINAYDRLKLFLKKVNLLSKLLNYIDLNFDKGSNIYKSQVLKLSNDCLATIYHIYFTYLSPKAPFVLNINYNLRKRISDVLVGNDKAFDNIYNFNNNAEFMCSSSLESPMTVVAHNPGIKDQSSGEKPSSSSFCSLQRSRSTQLSEREVRIPCLELNDDESVFSLRDLAPGRSRRTYLGNTPPTSARDEEFREIYKSLLSFAPIGNELVNSLYGLMEIDSFPKFLNSEIFQQFRSLFEVLPSTI